A window of uncultured Litoreibacter sp. contains these coding sequences:
- a CDS encoding rhomboid family intramembrane serine protease, with the protein MFPIRDHNPSERTPYVTYALLAANILIFLSYWPLQTNNPNDLGAFWDAWAMRPVEISNGIDLHTLVTSMFLHGGWMHLAGNMLFLYIFGDNLEDQLGHVPFLLFYLACGVLADFGQILADPNSPIPNVGASGAIAGVMGGYLLLFPKAKVDIIIIFIVFFKIFPIPAWVMLGLWMAFQLFNGITADISGGGVAYWAHAGGFIAGFVILIPFWLRRGGQAFWQQTEGHPPHPDAKYSPSTIPVIPRRK; encoded by the coding sequence ATGTTTCCAATTCGCGACCACAACCCGTCCGAGCGCACGCCCTATGTGACCTACGCGCTCCTGGCCGCCAACATCCTGATTTTCCTCAGCTATTGGCCGTTGCAAACCAACAACCCGAACGACCTGGGGGCCTTCTGGGACGCCTGGGCCATGCGCCCCGTCGAGATCAGCAATGGCATCGACCTGCACACGTTGGTAACCTCCATGTTCCTGCATGGCGGCTGGATGCATTTGGCCGGTAACATGCTGTTTTTGTACATCTTTGGCGACAATCTGGAGGATCAGCTGGGCCATGTGCCGTTCCTGCTGTTCTATCTTGCCTGCGGGGTGCTGGCGGATTTCGGGCAAATCCTGGCCGATCCCAATAGCCCGATCCCCAATGTGGGCGCGTCGGGCGCGATTGCGGGCGTGATGGGGGGGTACCTTCTGCTCTTCCCCAAGGCCAAGGTGGACATCATCATCATTTTTATCGTCTTCTTCAAAATCTTCCCGATCCCGGCTTGGGTGATGCTGGGCCTGTGGATGGCGTTTCAGCTGTTTAACGGGATCACGGCGGATATTTCGGGTGGCGGCGTCGCCTACTGGGCGCATGCGGGCGGGTTCATTGCGGGTTTCGTGATCCTGATTCCGTTTTGGCTCAGACGTGGCGGCCAAGCATTTTGGCAGCAGACCGAGGGACACCCGCCACATCCTGACGCCAAGTATTCACCCTCCACCATTCCCGTTATCCCGAGGCGCAAATGA
- a CDS encoding L-glutamate gamma-semialdehyde dehydrogenase: MKSLESLRKTIRTHTMPDEGAAVARLTKMANLTAKERARIVVDGAKLVSDIRTSAKPGLMEVFLAEYGLNTDEGVALMCLAEALLRVPDADTMDALIEDKIAPSDWGTHLGHSSSSLVNASTWGLMLTGKVLTDDEPGIAGQLRGMVKRLGEPVIRAATARAMKEMGRQFVLGETIETAMLRAKDEEDQGFTYSYDMLGEAAKTDSDALGYLKSYRDAITEIAKGATHQDIRENPGISVKLSALYPRYETPHKEDVMAILQPRLLELCQQAAKAQVGLNIDAEEADRLDISLDIIEKTLSDETLKGWDGFGVVVQAYGHRASFVIDWLHALATTHDRKIMVRLVKGAYWDTEIKRSQVLGLDGFPVFTHKPATDISYIANARKLLGLTDRIYPQFATHNAHTVAAILFMAEDTQSFEFQRLHGMGDRLHDLVMAKGETRCRIYAPVGAHRDLLAYLVRRLLENGANSSFVNQIVDEDVTPTEVASDPFTDIEDATYPAVTHPRDLFAPRINSKGWDWNDPVHMSNIAKARARFADTPLTFKPADTAKALKAAKPWDADVKTRADVLRKAADLYEDNYGQIFAVLAREAGKTTIDVIGELREAVDFLRYYADEAANHKGAPRGVFTCISPWNFPLAIFTGQIAAALATGNAVLAKPAEQTPVIAELATKLLHKAGVPKSALQLLSGGGAVGAELTASPAIDGVCFTGSTATAKRIHETLATKGNCQAPLIAETGGLNAMIVDSTALPEQATRDIIASAFQSAGQRCSALRCLYVQEDIAEGLTEMLTGAMAALKVGDPWDMETDIGPIIDAPARDKIAAHIETARGEGRVVFETPHKATGNFIAPTMIKLGGIADMGEEIFGPVLHIATFRSHELDQVIADINATGYGLTFGLHSRIDDRVQQVVDQVHAGNIYVNRNQIGAIVGSQPFGGEGLSGTGPKAGGPNYLAKFVYTQSKRKVDGTKTLPGPTGESNQLTILPRAPMLCIGPDIGKQMAAVDKAGGRPIEGEMDDIAKLEDIGGVLYWGKDGAVMRQIRKLLSARDGPILSMITGTPSPADVIAERHTCIDTTASGGNAQLLAEVGQ; encoded by the coding sequence ATGAAATCCCTCGAAAGCCTTCGCAAAACCATCCGCACCCACACCATGCCTGACGAGGGCGCGGCCGTCGCCCGTCTGACCAAAATGGCCAACCTTACCGCCAAGGAACGCGCTCGCATCGTGGTCGACGGCGCCAAGCTGGTCTCCGACATCCGCACCTCCGCCAAGCCCGGTCTGATGGAGGTCTTCCTCGCTGAATACGGCCTCAACACCGATGAAGGCGTGGCGCTGATGTGTCTGGCCGAAGCCTTGCTCCGGGTGCCGGACGCCGACACGATGGACGCGCTGATCGAGGACAAGATCGCCCCGTCCGATTGGGGCACGCATCTGGGCCATTCCTCCTCCTCCCTCGTCAACGCCTCCACCTGGGGGCTGATGCTGACGGGCAAGGTGTTGACCGACGACGAACCCGGCATCGCAGGCCAGCTGCGCGGCATGGTCAAACGGCTGGGGGAGCCGGTGATCCGGGCCGCAACCGCCCGCGCCATGAAAGAAATGGGCCGCCAATTCGTGCTGGGGGAGACCATCGAAACCGCGATGCTACGCGCCAAAGATGAGGAAGACCAAGGCTTCACCTACAGCTACGATATGCTTGGGGAGGCCGCCAAAACCGACTCCGACGCGCTGGGCTACCTCAAGTCCTACCGCGACGCGATCACCGAGATTGCCAAGGGCGCGACCCACCAAGATATCCGCGAAAACCCCGGCATCTCGGTCAAGCTGTCCGCCCTCTATCCGCGCTACGAGACGCCCCACAAAGAAGACGTCATGGCGATCCTGCAACCCCGCCTGTTGGAGCTGTGCCAACAAGCAGCAAAAGCCCAAGTGGGCCTCAACATCGACGCCGAAGAGGCTGACCGCCTTGATATCTCCCTCGATATCATCGAAAAAACTCTGAGCGATGAAACACTTAAAGGCTGGGACGGTTTCGGCGTCGTGGTGCAGGCCTACGGACACCGCGCCAGCTTCGTGATCGACTGGCTGCACGCGCTTGCCACCACCCATGACCGCAAAATCATGGTCCGCCTCGTCAAGGGCGCCTATTGGGACACTGAGATTAAGCGCTCTCAAGTGCTGGGGCTGGACGGCTTTCCCGTCTTCACCCACAAGCCTGCGACAGATATCAGCTACATCGCCAATGCCCGCAAATTACTGGGCCTGACGGACCGCATCTACCCGCAATTCGCCACTCACAACGCCCACACCGTCGCCGCTATCCTGTTCATGGCCGAGGACACACAATCATTCGAATTCCAGCGCCTGCATGGCATGGGCGACCGCCTGCATGACCTCGTCATGGCCAAAGGCGAGACCCGCTGCCGCATCTACGCCCCCGTCGGCGCGCATCGCGACCTCTTGGCCTATCTCGTCCGCCGCCTGCTGGAAAACGGGGCGAACTCCTCTTTCGTCAACCAAATTGTCGACGAAGACGTGACCCCAACCGAGGTCGCCTCCGACCCGTTCACCGACATTGAAGACGCCACATATCCCGCGGTCACCCACCCGCGCGACCTTTTTGCGCCGCGTATCAATTCCAAAGGCTGGGACTGGAACGACCCCGTCCACATGTCCAACATCGCCAAGGCCCGCGCCAGGTTCGCGGACACCCCGCTGACCTTCAAACCCGCCGATACCGCCAAGGCGCTAAAAGCCGCCAAACCGTGGGACGCCGACGTCAAAACCCGCGCTGACGTGCTGCGCAAGGCCGCAGACCTTTATGAGGACAATTACGGCCAAATCTTCGCCGTGCTCGCCCGCGAGGCCGGAAAGACCACCATCGATGTGATCGGAGAACTCCGCGAGGCCGTCGATTTCCTGCGTTATTACGCCGATGAGGCAGCAAATCACAAAGGCGCGCCGCGTGGCGTCTTCACCTGCATCTCGCCATGGAACTTCCCGCTGGCCATTTTCACCGGCCAAATCGCCGCCGCCTTGGCGACCGGCAACGCGGTTCTGGCCAAACCGGCCGAACAAACGCCGGTCATCGCTGAACTGGCCACGAAACTCCTGCACAAAGCTGGTGTGCCCAAATCCGCCCTTCAATTACTGTCCGGCGGCGGCGCTGTCGGGGCCGAATTGACTGCCAGCCCCGCCATCGACGGTGTGTGCTTCACCGGATCGACGGCGACAGCGAAACGCATCCACGAGACCCTCGCCACCAAAGGCAATTGCCAAGCGCCGCTCATTGCGGAAACCGGCGGCCTGAACGCCATGATCGTCGACAGCACTGCGCTGCCGGAACAAGCGACGCGGGACATCATCGCGTCGGCTTTTCAGTCCGCAGGGCAACGGTGCTCTGCGCTGCGCTGCCTCTACGTACAGGAGGATATTGCCGAAGGATTAACCGAGATGCTGACCGGTGCCATGGCCGCTTTGAAGGTCGGCGACCCGTGGGACATGGAAACCGATATCGGCCCGATCATCGACGCCCCCGCCCGCGACAAGATCGCCGCCCATATCGAAACCGCGCGGGGCGAGGGCAGGGTGGTCTTTGAGACGCCGCACAAAGCGACCGGCAACTTCATCGCCCCAACCATGATCAAACTCGGCGGCATCGCCGATATGGGCGAAGAGATCTTTGGCCCTGTCCTCCACATCGCAACCTTCAGGTCGCACGAACTGGATCAGGTCATCGCCGACATCAACGCCACCGGCTACGGGCTGACCTTCGGCCTGCACTCGCGCATCGACGACCGGGTGCAGCAGGTGGTCGATCAGGTCCATGCGGGCAATATCTATGTCAATCGAAACCAGATCGGGGCGATTGTCGGCTCGCAGCCCTTTGGCGGGGAGGGGCTGTCGGGCACCGGCCCCAAGGCGGGCGGGCCGAACTACCTCGCAAAATTTGTTTATACGCAGTCCAAACGCAAAGTAGACGGAACAAAGACATTGCCCGGACCCACCGGAGAGAGCAATCAGCTGACCATCCTCCCCCGCGCGCCGATGCTGTGCATCGGGCCCGATATTGGCAAGCAGATGGCGGCCGTGGACAAGGCCGGTGGCCGCCCGATTGAGGGCGAGATGGATGACATTGCCAAGCTCGAAGACATTGGCGGCGTGCTTTACTGGGGCAAAGACGGCGCGGTGATGCGGCAAATCCGCAAACTGCTCTCTGCGCGTGACGGGCCGATTTTGTCAATGATAACAGGCACGCCCAGCCCTGCAGACGTCATCGCAGAGCGGCATACCTGCATCGACACCACAGCCTCGGGCGGCAACGCGCAATTGCTGGCGGAGGTCGGCCAGTAA
- a CDS encoding Lrp/AsnC family transcriptional regulator, translating to MDKTLDDYDQAILRVLAAEGRISITDLAGRINLSNTPTQARVKRLEKDGIITGYKAMLDPVKLGLDHIAFVEVKLDDTREAALSAFNAAVMAVPEVEECHMTASRFDYILKVRTSSMKAYRQVLGEQISSLPHVSNTSTHVVMEAVKEELI from the coding sequence ATGGATAAGACCTTAGACGACTATGACCAAGCTATTCTGCGGGTTCTGGCGGCGGAGGGGCGCATTTCGATCACCGATTTGGCGGGGCGGATCAACCTGTCGAACACGCCGACGCAGGCGCGGGTGAAACGGCTGGAGAAGGACGGGATCATCACGGGCTACAAGGCGATGCTGGACCCGGTGAAACTGGGGCTGGACCACATCGCCTTTGTCGAGGTGAAGCTGGACGACACGCGGGAGGCGGCTTTGAGCGCGTTTAACGCTGCCGTCATGGCGGTGCCAGAGGTGGAGGAATGCCACATGACGGCGTCGCGGTTTGACTACATATTGAAGGTGCGCACGTCGTCGATGAAGGCGTATCGACAAGTCTTGGGGGAGCAAATCTCGTCACTGCCGCATGTGTCGAACACCTCGACCCATGTGGTGATGGAGGCGGTGAAGGAAGAGCTGATTTAG
- a CDS encoding cobalamin biosynthesis protein CobQ, protein MNTPTHLIFGAAAFAKEGQPRVTTAALLGALAPDLSLYLMASWHLFLMGTDAEIVFRVLYYSDTWQAIFAVDNSFFVWGGLLGFALWAKSPAFIAFAGAGLLHLALDFPLHNDDARAHFWPATDWKFISPVSYWDRNHYAGVVGPIEMVASVTCLAILWRRFQTLIPRLILTLAALMQLAPVFIWVFVFDR, encoded by the coding sequence ATGAACACCCCGACTCATCTGATTTTCGGCGCCGCCGCCTTCGCGAAGGAAGGCCAGCCCCGCGTCACAACCGCCGCATTGCTCGGCGCGCTTGCCCCCGATCTGTCGCTCTATCTTATGGCCAGCTGGCACCTGTTCTTGATGGGAACCGACGCAGAGATCGTCTTCCGCGTCCTCTATTATTCCGACACATGGCAGGCGATCTTCGCGGTCGATAACTCCTTCTTCGTCTGGGGCGGGCTCCTGGGCTTTGCGCTTTGGGCCAAAAGCCCGGCCTTCATCGCCTTCGCAGGCGCGGGGCTGTTGCATTTGGCGCTTGATTTTCCGCTGCACAACGATGACGCCCGCGCGCATTTCTGGCCCGCCACCGATTGGAAATTCATCAGCCCCGTCAGTTATTGGGATCGCAACCACTATGCAGGCGTCGTCGGACCTATCGAGATGGTCGCAAGCGTCACCTGCCTAGCTATCCTCTGGCGCAGGTTCCAAACCCTGATCCCGCGTCTCATCCTGACATTGGCCGCGCTGATGCAGCTGGCTCCGGTCTTCATCTGGGTCTTCGTCTTCGACCGCTAA